One genomic region from Vitis riparia cultivar Riparia Gloire de Montpellier isolate 1030 chromosome 17, EGFV_Vit.rip_1.0, whole genome shotgun sequence encodes:
- the LOC117904294 gene encoding cysteine-rich receptor-like protein kinase 1 has translation MHFSIRIPQCKVWISLVYSMLLFSLSLSDPRISQAGLLCGDTKSAPSIYIPNFIQVMEAIAKSMVQQGWGYANITKSPVIFGLSQCYSDLSEDDCLSCFAESRTKLPRCLPAIAARIYLDGCFLRYDNYSFFNESIDPNHDMVRCSEPSGALKDNYTRSEFSKKVDEVIDNVTKTAVQKQGFAVAGMKGGAVVAYALAQCWKTVDQKGCRDCLVNAESAVRRCLPGSEGRALNAGCYLRYSTEKFYNDGTAKKSGKGLSDTGMIIAFILSVLAVCLLAFLGAFVGYILLSKRKRNNNNALARIPTCINRSDLNFKYETLERATNFFDSSRKLGQGGAGSVFKGTLPDGRTVAVKRLFFNTRQWVDEFFNEVNLISRIQHKNLVGLLGCSIEGPESLLVYEYVPNKSVDQILFGKDGTQGLSWQQRFEIIVGTAEGLAYLHGGSEVKIIHRDIKGSNILLDENLNPKIADFGLARCVAPDKSHVSTGIAGTLGYMAPEYLVRGQLSEKADVYAYGVLILEIVCGRKNCIFVQGSDSVLQTVWKHYKSNSVTRSVDPSLKGDFPLNEARNVVQIGLLCTQASFALRPSMSQVVQMLTDQNSVIPEPMQPPFLNASVLDPSNSLKNSITRNLTPSFHTAAEPPSTHSSNSSAMASQESYTSSNSSAMASQESYTPSAIDVSGPR, from the exons ATGCATTTCTCAATCAGAATTCCTCAGTGTAAGGTATGGATCTCCCTTGTGTATTCAATGTTGTTGTTCTCTCTGTCCCTCTCCGATCCTCGAATCTCCCAAGCAGGCCTACTTTGTGGAGACACAAAGTCGGCCCCATCTATCTACATCCCAAATTTCATTCAAGTCATGGAAGCTATCGCCAAAAGTATGGTGCAACAAGGCTGGGGATATGCCAACATCACAAAAAGTCCTGTGATTTTCGGGTTATCCCAATGTTACAGTGATCTCTCAGAGGATGATTGCCTCTCCTGCTTTGCTGAGAGCCGCACTAAGCTCCCCAGATGCCTTCCTGCCATTGCAGCTCGAATATATCTTGATGGTTGCTTCCTTCGCTATGACAATTACAGCTTCTTCAACGAGAGCATTGACCCGAATCATGATATGGTTAGGTGCAGTGAGCCAAGTGGCGCTCTCAAGGATAATTACACGAGATCGGAGTTCTCGAAGAAAGTTGATGAAGTGATCGATAATGTAACTAAAACAGCTGTGCAGAAGCAGGGTTTTGCGGTGGCAGGGATGAAAGGAGGAGCGGTTGTGGCCTATGCATTGGCACAGTGTTGGAAGACAGTTGATCAGAAGGGGTGTAGAGATTGCTTGGTGAATGCTGAGTCTGCAGTGAGAAGGTGTCTGCCTGGTTCCGAGGGGAGGGCTCTGAATGCTGGCTGTTATTTGAGGTATTCTACGGAGAAATTTTACAATGACGGCACAGCAAAAAAGAGTGGTAAAG GATTGTCTGACACTGGGATGATCATCGCATTCATTTTATCAGTGCTCGCGGTTTGCTTGCTCGCTTTCCTTGGTGCTTTTGTTGGCTACATACTCTtatcaaagagaaaaagaa ACAACAATAATGCTCTTGCTCGGATTCCAACATGTATAAACAGGTCTGACCTGAATTTCAAGTATGAAACACTTGAGAGGGCAACTAATTTTTTTGATTCCTCAAGGAAGTTAGGCCAAGGGGGAGCAGGATCTGTATTCAAGGGGACTCTCCCTGATGGGAGAACTGTTGCTGTGAAGAGATTGTTCTTCAATACGCGTCAATGGGTGGATGAGTTCTTCAATGAAGTGAACTTGATCAGCAGAATTCAACACAAGAACCTTGTGGGACTTCTGGGTTGCAGTATAGAAGGTCCAGAGAGCCTTCTAGTTTATGAATATGTACCCAACAAGAGTGTTGATCAAATCCTTTTTG GTAAAGATGGCACCCAAGGTCTAAGCTGGCAGCAGCGGTTTGAGATCATTGTCGGAACAGCTGAGGGGCTTGCGTACCTTCATGGAGGTTCCGAAGTGAAGATTATTCACAGAGACATAAAAGGCAGCAACATACTTCTTGATGAGAATCTTAATCCAAAGATTGCTGATTTTGGACTTGCAAGATGTGTTGCTCCTGATAAATCTCATGTTAGCACTGGAATTGCTGGGACACT GGGGTATATGGCACCTGAATATCTTGTTCGTGGGCAGTTATCAGAGAAAGCAGACGTTTATGCCTATGGTGTGCTGATTCTTGAGATTGTATGTGGTAGGAAGAACTGTATTTTTGTGCAGGGGTCAGACTCAGTTCTGCAAACA GTTTGGAAGCATTATAAATCAAATAGCGTTACCCGATCTGTGGATCCCTCCTTGAAAGGTGATTTTCCACTGAATGAGGCAAGAAATGTGGTTCAGATTGGGCTGCTGTGCACACAAGCTTCCTTTGCATTAAGGCCATCCATGTCCCAAGTAGTTCAGATGCTAACCGATCAAAACAGTGTGATTCCTGAACCTATGCAGCCTCCATTCCTGAATGCCAGTGTTCTAGACCCGAGCAATTCCCTCAAAAATTCTATTACCAGAAACTTGACTCCATCTTTTCACACAGCAGCTGAGCCACCATCCACTCATTCAAGCAATTCCTCTGCTATGGCTAGCCAGGAATCATACACTTCTTCAAATTCCTCTGCTATGGCTAGCCAGGAATCATACACTCCTTCAGCAATTGATGTATCAGGACCAAGGTAG
- the LOC117934423 gene encoding homeobox protein knotted-1-like 6, whose amino-acid sequence MDQLYGLHSPSSSDYHHPPPFPPENLISPSHYPNFNSPAPFPIFGSDQLLSASSLVVSDAASMVAEIQGGGSGEEVSSAIRAKIATHPLYPKLLHAYIECQKVGAPPEVAYLLEEIRRGSELCRRNAVSTCLGADPELDEFMETYCDILVKYKSDLARPFDEATAFLNNIETQLNTLCNGASRSYVSDEAAGSSEEDLSGGEVEVQECLQTTENQELKDKLLRKYSGYISTLKHEFSKTKKKGKLPKEARQALLDWWNIHYKWPYPTEEDKIALAESTGLDQKQINNWFINQRKRHWKPSENMQFAVMDSIYGPFFMNE is encoded by the exons ATGGACCAACTGTACGGCCTCCACTCTCCCTCCTCCTCCGATTACCACCACCCGCCTCCATTTCCGCCGGAAAATCTGATTTCTCCGTCTCACTACCCGAATTTTAATTCTCCCGCGCCTTTTCCGATCTTCGGATCCGACCAGCTGTTGTCGGCGTCGTCTTTGGTGGTCTCTGATGCAGCTTCCATGGTGGCTGAAATTCAGGGAGGAGGTTCTGGAGAGGAGGTTTCCAGTGCTATTCGAGCCAAAATCGCTACTCATCCTCTCTATCCTAAACTTCTCCATGCTTACATCGAGTGCCAGAAG GTCGGAGCGCCACCGGAGGTTGCGTATCTGTTGGAAGAAATCCGGAGAGGAAGCGAGCTTTGCAGAAGAAACGCCGTTTCCACTTGCTTGGGTGCGGATCCCGAGCTGGATGAGTTCATG gAAACCTACTGCGATATACTGGTGAAATATAAATCGGATCTCGCCAGGCCTTTCGATGAAGCCACCGCGTTTCTGAACAACATAGAGACGCAGCTCAATACTCTCTGCAATGGTGCTTCCAGAAGCTACGTTTCCG ACGAAGCAGCTGGGTCATCAGAGGAGGACTTAAGTGGAGGAGAGGTGGAGGTACAAGAATGTCTTCAAACTACTGAAAATCAGGAGCTTAAGGATAAGCTATTGCGTAAATATAGTGGCTATATCAGTACCCTGAAGCATGAATTTTCGAAGACAAAGAAGAAGGGAAAGCTACCAAAGGAAGCAAGACAAGCCCTTCTTGATTGGTGGAATATTCACTACAAATGGCCATATCCAACG GAGGAAGACAAGATCGCACTGGCTGAATCAACAGGCCTGGACCAGAAGCAGATAAACAACTGGTTCATAAACCAACGTAAACGGCACTGGAAGCCATCGGAGAACATGCAATTTGCTGTTATGGACAGTATTTATGGACCATTTTTCATGAATGAGTGA